AAACAGGGGGGCAGGTCCGACCCCAAGCCCCTCACTGACAAAAAGGGTGCGACGGGCCGCTTTCGGGCGCGCTGTCAGGATTGTTAACAGCTCGAATTTACATGGAATTCCCTTGCCCCCTCGATTTGGGCCACGGAAGATCGGGGCGTGAAAACCCTCCTTTTCTCCTTTCTTCTGACGTCGGCGGCGTGGGCCTCGCCCCCGCTTCAATCCCCCGAGACGACTCCACGGGTCTCTGACTACGGTTATCCCTGGGCCCGCGCGAACGAAAATCTGTGTGTGGAGCTGGAAAACCAGGGCGACCGTAAAGTCCCCCGCACGGATTGGTTTTGTGCGGCCGGCGACGGAGATATCTATCTACGGACGCTCGGCGCGGAAGAGTTCTATCACGGCGTCGGTCACTGGGTGCAGTTGCGCGCCGAAGCCCGCCCCTCCGATCACGTCGCGATCAATCTGCGCAGCCTTCTGTATTCCGGCAGTATCAGCTACGGCTACACCCGTCCGCTGGGCTTCTACAATCTGCTCGGTTTCACCGCCGAATGGCCGGAAGAGGTTTTTGGGGGCCGCGCCGTCGGGCGCGTGATGGATTTGGGTCGGCAGACCATCGGTACGGGCTTGCTGCTTCAGGAGCACGAAACTGCGGGGCTTCTGCTCGATTGGCGCAACGGCGATTGGCAACTGAAGCTTCTAGGTGACGGTACAGGCGGCCTCTTGCTTGCGGACGATCTAAAAAACTACGAGCTCAATTGGCGTGACGGCGCGATCGGCATCGGTTTTACCGAGTGGACGGAAGGGAATCGCGGCAATCCCCCCTTCCGTCATCCCGCGAAGTATCTGTACTCGAACGTCGCGTGGTCCGACATCTGGTCGACAGGTCTCGAAGTGAATGCGCGCAACAACGCGCTGGCGGCGCTCGCGCGCGTGAGCGCCTTCTGGGATTTCGAAAGTTGGAAGCTCTTCGTGCGCATCGAGGGCCGATCGATTCAAGAGGCTTGGGGCGATCAATTCATCCAAAGAATCGAGCATATGTACACCGCCTACGATCAGTACGACAAACGTGTGATGAACACGAAGAACATCCTGACCGTCGACGACGACGTGACGGCGGGTTCACTCGATCTCAATCTCAGTTTCCGTATCGGAGAACGCTACGAAGTCCAAATGCTGAACGAAGCCGTGACCTTCCGTTACAACCAGGCGGATCACAAAAATCTGTTCTTCTACCGCTGGGGTGTCGCCTACATCCCCCGCACGGAGCAAACTGAAGCGCTTGTTTTCTTCGTTTCCAACAAGGTGCTGACCGATAGCCTGGCGCTACCGCCGTTTTTGGACTCAAGCCAAAACGTCGTCATGTTCAAAGCGGTTCCGTTCTTCGGCGCGGAAGCGCGCTTCCGCTTCTAGAAATAGAATCGACCGCCCAGGCCCGCACCAATCGAAGCCGCCGTCGAAGGCGTCAGATCCAGCGTGAGCGCGAGCTCTCCGAAAAATTCGACGGGCGCTTTCGGAAGCGTATAGGACGTGCCGACCGAGGTGCGCACACCAAGGTAAGTACGGCCCGTGTCGGGTTTGTTCGTTTCGCGCGTCGTGCTGTACAAACGCCCTCCGACTCCGGCGTAGAAAAGCATCGGAAACTCTTCCACCCGATAGTAATCGGGAAAACGCCAAAGATAAGTCGAGTGCAGATAGGTTTCGGTACCGGGATAAAAACGCCACGCGAGCGCCAGATCGATCGAATGACCTTCATCCAATTTGTAGTTCCCGGTCACGCCGACCGGAGTTCCTAGAATCAAACCCACACCGATGGGACCCGCCGCTTGCGCCGCGGTCGCCGTCACCAGACTCAACATCAATCCCGCCATCAACTTCATCATGGATTCACAGCTAACTTGCTTCGACGGCCTCGTCACCGTCTCGTTTTGGCGCGTTCAGAGTGTCAGCGGAATGACGACTGTTGGGGCTCCGATTGTTTCGAAAATCAAAAGTCATAACGCAGACTTGGGCAAGAGGACGTCGCAAAAATCACGCTTCCCTGGCGATGACCTGGTGCCGACCGCAAACTATTGCGAGAAGAGCGGGCCCGCCCCTTGCTCTAACTCCCTCTGGGTTCATTGGGTCATTCGAAGGAGGCGCCATGATTTTCAAACCGAAATCGAAACAGACTCCCGCAAAACAGTCGCGTTCCAAAGATTCGGACTTTCAAGGCATCACCGATCTTTCACAGACCGAAGTCTCTTTACGTCCTGATTCCCATGGCAGCCTCGAAGAAGAGTATACCGCAACCGGACACCGTTTAGAGATCGTCGATTCGATGGGACGGCGTCAGCACGTGCGTTTCAGCGGACACGTCACGGTCGTCATTTCAAACGAGCGCTCGACCTTCCGTACATCGACCGTCAACGTGTCTTCCGGTGGCGCGTTTCTGCGCGACCTGATCCCGCACGAATTCCTGGCAAAGCCTTTCGATTGCCTTTTCATCGCGGAGAAAAGCGATAACTCACGAGAGTTCTTAATGGTGCGCGGGAAAGCGCTCGAGTTCCCTTTGCGCTCGCACCGGGTGCAATTCCTTTCGGCGCCCCAGCATATGCAAGAGACCCTGCACTCAATTTTCGGATAAAGCGAAGACGTCCTGGATGCGGGCCATGATCGCATCGATCTTCTTGACCGATTCGGGCGCCAAAAAAATCGTGTCGTCGCCCGCAATCGTTCCCAAAATTCCTTCAGATCTCATCGCATCCAAGTGACGGGCAACCAACGACGCCGAGCCCGGCGTCGTATGCAAAACGATCATGGCGCCGTTGTGGGCCATATCCAACACTAAGCCATCAAGATTCGACGAAGGAACCGGCGTCGCCGTCAGATCTTCGGTCAGCCGATACACGGTGCGGCCGCTCACGTCCTGTGCCTTCACCGCGCCAATCCGGCGCAGGTCACGCGAAATCGTGGACTGGGTGACGTGGTAGTCGCGACTTTTCAGCTCGGCCGCCAGTTCCTCTTGAGTCGACAGAGCCCCGCTCTCGAGGAGCTCCGTCAAAACCTTCAATCGTTCCTGAGTGTCGCCCGTCTTCATCGCCACTGTCCTAAAAGCCTTTCACGTTGCCGCTCTGGATGCCGTGATAAATCCCGAACATCAGCGCTTTCTGCGCGTGCAGGCGATTCTCGGCCTGGCGGAAAAGCGCGCTGCGCTCGTGTTCCACGACATCCGCCGTGATTTCCTTTCCCTTCACCATGGGAAGGCAGTGCAGAACAATGGCACGCGGCGAGGCCGCATTCAAGAGGTCCATATTGACTTGATACCCCGCGAACGCCGCTTCTTTGGCTTTCGCTTCGGCCTCTTGCCCCATGCTGGTCCACACATCGGTGTAGATCGCATCGACGCCCTTCACGGCTTCCGCCGGAGTCGCGAACGCGCGGATCTTCGCGCCCATTTTTTCGGCGCGTTTCTCGGCCCGCTTCACGATTTCCGCGTCGGGCTCAAAACCTTTGGGGCACGCGTAGTGAACGTCAACGCCCGCCCAGGGCGCCAACAACAGGAGCGAGTTCAGGACGTTGTTCCCGTCGCCCACGTAGGCAAGCTTCAGTCCTTTCAAATTTCCGAAGGACTGCTTCAGCGTTTGCAAATCCGCGAGCGCCTGACAGGGGTGATGTTGATCCGAAAGTCCGTTGATGATCGGCATTTTCGCGAACTTCGTCATCTTCGCAAAAATCGAATGATCGAAGGTCCGCAGCATCATCCCGTGCACCATGCCCTGCATGACCCGTACGGAATCCTCGGGCTCTTCCGATTTCTTCTGCGCGGAATCCAAGACCAGCGCGGTACCGCCCAGCTCTTGCACGCCCACGGTGAAACTCACGCGCGTCCGCAACGACGGCTTCTCGAAGACGAGGGCAAAGGTCTTCCCTTGCAGCGGTCCATCGACGAGCACGCGACGCTCTTTACGGAAAAGCTCCGCGGTCTCGAGAAGCGCGTTCAACTGCTCCGGCGAGAGCTCCTCGCCGGTCAGGAAATGGGGGAAGTCGAGCTTAAGCATATTGGAAATCCTCCGAAGGAAGCTCCTCGAACCGAGGAGGGTACTTCAGCCATGCCGGCGCGTGCCCGTTGTCGTAACAGGTGGTGCCGACCCAGTCGCTCCACAGACCTTTCACCGCATCGATCGCGTTCAAGACGCGCACGCTGCCGATTCCGTTCAGCGCCGCGAACTGAATCGCGCGCACCTTCGTCAGCATGCCACCGGTGACGATGTCCTTTTCGATCAAGTCTTGCAGATCGTCCACGCTCTGTTCGCGCAGCAGACAGCCGTCGCCGTTCAAGATGCCGGGCATATCGGTCATGAACAGCAGTTGTTCCACCTTCAGCGCGGCCGCCAGGCGAGTCGCCGCCCAGTCCGCATTGATGTTGTAGGTCTCGCCGTTCGCGCCGACGCCCAAAGGAGCGATAACGGGAACGGGCGAACCCTTGATCTGCGCCAAGCCGTCGATGAAAAGCGTATTCACGCTTTGGATTTGTCCCACCTGGCCCAAAGCTTCCGAGGCCCGCGTGCAGGACAAGATGCCCCCGTCAGTGCCCGAGAGCCCCATGGCGGGAACGCCCGCGACGTTCAGCGCGCGGACGATCCGGCTGTTCATGGAGCCGCTCAGCACCATCTCGATGGTGTCCATCATTTCGTTCGTGGTCACGCGCTGGCCGTCTTTGAACGACCAGGTGATGCCCTTCTTGGTCAGCTCCGCATTGATCGCGGGACCGCCGCCGTGAACGATGACGACCTGGTAACCGAATTGGCGGAACTCTTTCACGGCCTGCACGATCCCTTGCAGGATCGAGTCTTTTTGCAGCGAAGCGCCACCCAACTTGATCAGAATTTTTTTTGATTGGTTCATCATGAGTACTCCGTATTGATATCGACGTATTTCTTCGACAGATCGCAGCCCCAAGCGGTGGCTCTGTGCCCACCGGTGCCGAAATCCACTTCGATGCGCACCTTCGACAGACGCAGCTCCTTGCGGACCTCGTCCCGATCGAACGCCAGCGGCGCGCCGTTTTTGAAAATCTCTTTGCCTTGAATGCTCAGGTTCATCTCGCGAAACGCGTTCGCGGGGATCCCGGCCGTTCCCAACTTCGCCAAGATGCGACCCCAGTTCGGGTCTTCACCGTGGATCGCCGTCTTGACCAGCGGGGATGTCGTCACCGCGCGCGCCGCGACCCGTGCCAATTCGACATCGGGAAGCCCACGCACTTCGACTTCGACGAGTTTCGTCGCGCCTTCACCGTCCGCCGCGATCGACTGCGCCAGAAACTGCGCGACTTCCAGGAGCGCCTTACGGAACGTCTGGATATCCTTCTGTTGCGCAAGCGAAATCCCCGAAGCGCCGTTCGCCATCATAAACACGCAGTCGTTGGTCGACGTGTCGCCGTCCACGCTGATCATGTTGAAGCTCTCGTCGACCACTTCCTTCAGCATCAAGTGGCACATGCCCGGTTCGATTTGCGCGTCCGTCAGCAGATAACCCAGCATCGTCGCCATGTTCGGGTGAATCATCCCCGAACCCTTCGCGATGCCCGTCAGCCGCACCACGCCTGTCGACAGCGCCACCATGGTGGTCATCGACTTGGGCACAAGGTCCGTCGTCAGGATCGCGAGCGCGAAATTTTCGGTCACGTCGGTCAAACGCGCCGCGAGCTCGGGCATCCCGGGAATGATCTTATCCATCTCGAGCGGCTTGCCGATCACGCCCGTCGACGCGACGAGGACTTCATTGGGTTGCACCTGCAAAGCGGCCGCGCAGGCCTCGACCATGGCGAGGTTGTCCTTCACGCCCTGCTCACCGGTCGCCGCATTGGCTTGACCGCTGTTCGTCAGAATTGCGCGGATCCCCTTCCCGGGCAGCAGCGCTTTCGAGTAGTGCACGGGCGCCGCCGCGCACGCGTTCGTCGTGAAGACGCCCGCGGCCGTTGCGGGAACATCCGAAAAAATGAGTCCCATATCCGGGCGGTAACGTCGGACGCCACAGTTCACACCGCTCGCGAAAAAGCCTTTCGGCAGAAGAGTCCGTTGCAATCCAGGGCCAGGGGTCATGACCGACCTCCATTTTGAGAACCGGTCGCCTTTGCGGGTGCCGGGTGAAAGTAAAGACCCGCCGTCGCCGGCAAATCCAACCACACATTCATATTCTCGATCGCCTGGGTGGCCGCCCCTTTCAGTCGATTGTCGATACAGCTGAACACATACAATTTGCCGTCACGGATCTCGTAAGAAATGCGCGTTTCGGCGGTTCCGACCACTTTGGTCAGATTCGCGAGCTGCGGCTTCTTCTCCAAGGAGCCGAACTTCGCCAGCGGATAGTCCGCGAAGGCCTCGGCGTAGGCCGCCTCGACCTGCTCCAACCGCGCACTCGTCTTCGCGTAGATCGCCGCTTGAATTCCGTGACGGATCGGCAGCAAGTGAGTCGAAAAGAAAAGCTCCGGTTGCGTCCCCGAATATTGCGACAAGCCCTCTTCGATTTCGGGCAGATGCTGGTGACGGCCGACCCGGTAAGGGCGCAAGTCTTCCGCAACTTCGGTGAAGAGCTGGGATTCGTTGGCCTTGCGACCCGCGCCCGAGGTTCCCGACTTCGCATCCACCACGATCATCGCGGGATCAATCAGACCCTTCTTCAAAAGGGGAACCAGCGCCATCTGGATCGCCGTCGCGTAACAACCGGGATTCGAAACGATCTTCACGTCTTTCGCGAAGGGGCCTGCGAACGGAACCAAGCTGTAGCGCGCCATCGCGAGGAGCTCCGGCTTCACGTCGAAACCGTACCACTCTTTGATCGCATGGGTATGCAGACGGAATGCTCCGCTCAGGTCGATGACTTTCTTACCCAGGGCGACCAGTTGCGGAGCCAGCTCCAGCGAAACTTCCGCCGGAGTGGCCAGAAAAACAAGGTCCGCCTGGGTTTTCAGAATTTCGGACTCGCCCGCGACTTGGATTTGTTCGACGCCGGGAAGTTCAACTTCCGCCGCGAGATCAAAGGCTTTCGACGCATAGACCTCGGTCAGCGCGATATCGCGACGCGGAAGCAACCCCCGAACGAGTTCGAGGCCGCTGTACCCGCGCGCACCCACCACGGCCACGCGTGCGAGGGTCTTGGAGGGGCTGAATGAGGCATCATATTTATGCGTCATGGGTGCATAATATGCTCATGAGACGCAATGTCAATATTTTATTGCAAATAAATGCGACCTGTGTGCATAAATATTCCGAAACGAGAATTTCCATGCAGGAGGTCCACATGGCCCAACAGAAAAAAGAGAACGGCAAAGACAAAGTGCTGCTCGTTTACAGCGGCGGACTCGACACATCCATCTGCATTCCCCTCATGAAGGAAGAGCAGTACGGCTACAAAGAGGTCATCACCGTGACCGTCGACGTCGGCCAAGACCCGAAGGACATCGTCCAAGCGCAAGAGAAGGCGAAGATCATGGGCACCACCCACTTCACCGTCGACGCGAAAGACGAATTCGTGAAGGACTACTGTTGGAAGGCCCTGCAGGCGAATGGCGACTACCAAGGTTATCCCATGTCGACCTCCATCGCGCGCCCCCTGATCGCGGCGAAAGCCGCGGAAGTCGCCCAGAAGCTCGGCGTGACCGCGTTCGCCCACGGCTGCACCGGCAAAGGCAACGATCAGTACCGGATCGAATTCGGTCTGCGCACCCTGATCCCCGACGCCACCATCCACGCACCCATCCGTGAACACAATATGACGCGCGTTTGGGAAATCGAGTACGCGAAGAAAAACAATGTCCCGATCCAGCAGTCGCTCGAAAAGATTTGGTCGATCGACGAAAACCTGTGGGGACGTTCCATCGAAGGCGGACGCCTGGAAGAGCCCGACTACGCTCCCCCGGAAGAGATCTTCCAGTGGACGAAATCACCCGAGGCCGCGAACGCCGAAGCCACGACCATCACCGTGAAATTCGAGAACGGCGTTCCCGTCGCGATCAACGGCGAAACCGGAACCCCTTCGCAACTCGTGATCCGCATGAACTCCATCGCGGGCGATAACGGCGTCGGCCGCATCGACATCATGGAAGACCGGATGATGGGACTGAAGGTCCGCGAGAACTACGAGTGCCCCGCGGCGACCGTGTTCTTGAAAGCGCACAAAGCCCTCGAAAACTTGGTGCTCACGCGCGAAGAGATCCGCTTCAAAGCGACCGTCGACCTGGAATGGTCGAAGCTCGCCTACGAAGGTCTGTGGTGGGATCCTTTGAAAGAAAACCTCGAAGCCTTCATCCAATCGACGCAAAAACGTGTCGCGGGCGAAGTAAAAATGAAGCTCTTCAAAGGCGGCATCACCGTCGTCGGCCGGACTTCGCCCTGGGCGTTGTACTCGGCGGATCTGGCTTCGTTCGATACGACGACCTTCGATCAGCGTGAGTCCACCGGCGCGGTGAAAAACTTCGGTATGCAGTCGCGCATGTACCACCACCTGAAGCGGACCCAAAAGTAATGAAGCTTTGGGGCGGACGTTTCGAGAAAGACCTCGACCGTGACGTGCTGGAGTTCACCACGAGCTTCGGCATCGATCAGCGCCTGTGGCCCGTCGACATCGACGGGTCCATCGCGCACGCGCGGATGCTGGGCGCTCAGGGCATCCTGAGCGCCGCGGACAGCGCGGGTCTGGTGAAAGCGCTGACGGAACTCAAGCAGGACATCGCCGAAGGCAAAGTCGTACTTGATCCCAATGCCGAAGACGTCCACTCCGCCATCGAAGTCGCCCTGAACCAAAAGATCGGCGCGCTATCGGGTCGGCTGCACACCGCCCGTAGCCGCAACGACCAGGTCGCCACCGACGTCCGCCTTTATCTACGCGGCCAGATCGACGAACTGCGCGCCGAGCTGAAAGAGCTGCAAACCACGCTCTTCGAAACCGCCGAAAAGCATACGACAACGGTGCTTTCGGGCATGACCCACTTCCAGCACGCGCAGCCCGTGTCGCTCGCGCACCACCTGCTGACCTATTTCTGGATGCTCGATCGGGACATCGGTCGTTTGGCCGACTGCCGCGAGCGCATGAACTTGAATCCCCTCGGTGCGGCGGCGCTGGCCGGCACCGGTTTCCCGCTGGACCGCAAGGCCACCGCGCAAGAGCTCGGCTTTGCCGGCCCCATCCCGAACTCGCTGGATGCCGTCAGCGATCGGGACTTCATCGTGGAGTTCCTCTCGGCGGGATCGCTGATCATGATGCACTACTCGCGTCTATGCGAAGAACTCATCATCTGGTCGACTCCCGAGTTCGGTTTCGTCGAGCTGGGTGATGAAGTGACCACGGGTTCCTCCATCATGCCGCAAAAGAAAAATCCCGACGTCGCGGAGCTGATCCGCGGTCGCGTAGGCCAGCTTTACGGCAACCTGATGGGCGCCCTCACGATGATGAAGGGCCTTCCCCTCGCCTACAACCGCGACATGCAGGAAGACAAAGTCTACCTTTTCGAAGGACTTGATCTGGTCCGCGTTTCGACCCGCATGATGAACCTCATGTTGCAAAAAGCGTCCTGGAAACCCGAACGGATGGCGGCCTCGCTGGCCGGGGACTTCTCGAACGCGACCGATCTTGCCGACGATCTCGTCCGCAAAGGCCTGCCTTTCCGCGAAGCGCACGAAGTGATCGGCCGCCTGGTGCGCCAGTCGCTCGAAACCGGCGTGGCCCTCGAAAAAATGAAACTCGAAGACCTGAAAAAGTGCTCGTCGCTGTTCGACGAAGCCAGCCTGAAAGTCATTCCGCATTTGACCGTGATGAACGCCCGGATTTCCGAAGGCGGCGCCGGCGTGGACGCGGTTAAAGCCCAGCTTCAGGTGGCGAAGACGCGTCTGGCGACGAAATAAGATTCGACGCCGGTTTCTCGACCGGCGCGGACTCCAAAGAAGCGCCCGAATTCCGGTAGTCATCCAGGGCCATCTTCAGCTCAGGCAGGAAATCCTTGGCGGTTTTGGTCATCGTTTTCGCCGCTTTTTCCAAACTCATCCAGAACAACATCGACTCTTGCGGGACGCCGTTCGCATCGGTCAGGCGCGCGTTCAAACGCTCGGGGGCCCCATGAATGTGGGCCCAATAGGCATGGTGAAAACGAAACTCGGGACGCAGCCGCGGGCTGGCGCCGATGGCGCGCAGTGATTTCATCGTGCGGTCCGAGCCTTCCGCGACCGCAAGCTCCGCCGGCGGACGCGGGACGCGCACGACCGCCGAACGAGTCGCGAAACGCCGCGGATGTCCTTCACTCAAGGTCCATCCGTCCAAGCGGAACTCCCGCTGCGCGACATTGCGTGGGTCTTCGTCCTCGGTGCGCATCTCGCTCATGACTTCGACCAGTCCGGTCTTCGCGTTGCGGAAAACCAGAATTTCGGCTTCGCCGTTTTTCCCGAATCGTACCGGATAAACGAGCACCCGCTCGGGCACCGTGTGACCGGGCGTCCGCGCGATCGTCTCCAGAAAGACACGCGCTTGATCGCGTCCTTTCAAGGTCAGATGGCGCGGCGATTCCTCCCGCAAAGCCATTTCCCGGAAGGCCTTACGGTAACGCTCCTCATAGGGTCGGTGCGTAGTCCAAACCCAACGGATGATCGAGTCTTTCGTGAGCTGCATCAGGAAAGACTCGCGATTGTCGGCCCAAAGTTTTTCCCGGGTGAAAAGACGCAAACCCGTGCGACGGATGACGGACCACAGATTTTGCCAGAAGGGAATATGCAACCAGATGATGGTGTCCGCGCGACGCCAAACGTCCGCACGGACCGCGGAATAATTTCCGTCGACGATCCAAGACGGGCCTTCCAATTGGGGAAGCGTGAGCGCGCGGAATTCTTCAGGCGTGCGCGGCTGCCAGCCCGCTTGCCAGTGGATCGCGTCGAGCTCGACGACCGGGGCTTGATTCAATTTCGCGATTTCGCGCGCCAGCGTGGACTTTCCGCTCGCACTGACACCGACGATACTGACTCTGCGCATCTTCCCCTTCCCGCTTTTCCCCGAAAAGTGGCGGAAAAACCCCCAAATTAAACGTTCCGGGGCGCGCCTTGTCCAGAAAAAGATCCCGGAATCGTGAATCGCAAGTATTGCACCTGTTCCGTGCATTCGAAGCCCCAGCGTTCGTGCGCGGTGATCGATTCACGATTTTCGATTTCCGCATCCGAGCCGAGCTCACGAAAACCTTTCGTCGCCGCCCACTTCACCGCCGCTTCGATCAACTTTCGTCCGATCCCGGCGCGCCGAAATGAAGCCTCGATAAAAATTCCTTCAAGAAACGCCACCGGCGCGGTGTCGCACCCGTTCACGTAAGGCCGAATCGAGATTTCGCAAAATCCACGCGCTTTTCCACCGTCGTCTGCCGCACGCGCGATGAAGACGGCCACGTCGGGCCGATGAAGCATCGCTTCGGCATCATGAAGATGCGCGGCCACCCCCGCGCCGGGCCACAGCTCCTCGCGCATCCGCGCCCAGTCTTCTAGATCCGTGCTCCGGGCGCGCTCCACCGTGAGGTCGGCGGTCGAGACCATCGGTCCCGTGATCGGCAAAGCTGCACGCAACGCCAAGGCGACGCGATCCAGGTTCGCGCGCGATCCCGCATCCGGATCCGCACCGGCGAACCCCATACGGTGACCGTCCCCGCGAAAGCGGGGCGCGATGTGGAGATGGGCGTGGAAAACCTCCTGACCCGCGACCTCCCCCTCGGACAAAAACACGTTCGCCCCCTGATACCTGACTTCACTCTGACGTTCGAAAGCGCCCAGCAGGGACTGCGCGACCTGAAACAGCCGACCCGCCGACAAAGGCGGCACTCCGGTCAAACTTTTCGAATGATGTAGAGGCACGATCAAGAGGTGACCAGGATTGATGGGATTGATATCCATGAAGGCCGCAACGGACTCATCCCGATAAACGAAACTCGCGGGCAACTCTCCACAGAGAATTCGGCAAAAAACGCAGTCCTCACTTTGGTGAAACATCCTCACCTCCGGCGACCAGGATTCTCGAGGCTGTCTAAAAGATCAACACGCGGGGCGGGGCCAGAAACCCCTGAATCGGGGATGGGCTTTGCATTGAAAGGAAGTATGTCGCCGACCCGCCAAGTCCTCACGATCACGCTGTCTTTCGCCGGTTTCGCGGCGCTGTTCTTTCTGACCTTTTCGGCGCACGCCGAGGTCCGTCGTCTGGAAATTCCGCCCTCTTTAACGAACCCGGCGATCTTTCAAGCGACCAGTCCCCACCTCGCGCTCCGTGACGACGCGGTCGCCGCTTCGGGATTTCTGGTCATTACCCTTGGGGGAACGAACAGCCGCACTTCGGACTTTCATCATGTCCATCAAGTCGCCTTAAGCGAAGGCCACGCGGTCCTCGGTATCGACTATCCGAACAACGTGATTTCGACCACCTGCCGGAATGCCGCCCCGAATTGCTTTGACCAGTTCCGCGCCGAAGTCGCCACGGGCGTCGCGGGCAGCGAGATCGTTCAAGTTGATGCCGTGAATTCGATCCTCAACCGCATTCAGTCGTTGGTTCACCTGCTCGCGAACCGCGACGAGCGCTGGGGCGGCTTCATGAAAAACCGAAGCGTCGACTGGAACAAAGTGATTCTGATGGGACACTCCCAGGGCGCGGGACACGCCGCGTATCTAGCGAAGTTCGTCGCGGTAAAACGCCTGGTTCTCTTCGCGGGACCGCAAGACGCGCATGCCGATGAAGTCGCCTCATGGACCCATCTT
Above is a genomic segment from Pseudobdellovibrionaceae bacterium containing:
- a CDS encoding GNAT family N-acetyltransferase; the protein is MFHQSEDCVFCRILCGELPASFVYRDESVAAFMDINPINPGHLLIVPLHHSKSLTGVPPLSAGRLFQVAQSLLGAFERQSEVRYQGANVFLSEGEVAGQEVFHAHLHIAPRFRGDGHRMGFAGADPDAGSRANLDRVALALRAALPITGPMVSTADLTVERARSTDLEDWARMREELWPGAGVAAHLHDAEAMLHRPDVAVFIARAADDGGKARGFCEISIRPYVNGCDTAPVAFLEGIFIEASFRRAGIGRKLIEAAVKWAATKGFRELGSDAEIENRESITAHERWGFECTEQVQYLRFTIPGSFSGQGAPRNV